The following coding sequences lie in one Flavobacterium cyclinae genomic window:
- a CDS encoding ABC transporter ATP-binding protein: MKELQYLNKYFVKYKYRFLLGIVITIVAQIFSLFTPELIGNSIKVIEDYVKSPDGDLLSFQKSLFHNILLILGTTIIAGFFTFLMRQTLIVMSRHVEFDLKNEIFNHYQTLTQSFYKRNRTGDLMNRISEDVGKVRMYVGPAVMYSLNTLMRFTIVVIYMYNISPKLTLYSLLPLPLLSYSIFKISSMIHKRSGEFQKNLSTLSSFTQEIFSGIRVIKAYAIENKKQQEFTNLSNESKVKAMNLAKVNSLFGPLMILLIGLSNLVVVYVGGSMYINHDPEIGSIGVIAQFILYINMLTWPVASLGWVSSLVQEAEASQKRINEFLKEEPEIKNTVNQPTSIEGSITFDKVTFEYEDTKIKALDEISFEVKKGKTLAILGKTGSGKSTLLTLISRLYDTTSGTVYIDNKEIKNLNLFDLRNQISVVPQDAFLFSDSIKNNIKFGNENATEEEVMEAAKKAVVHDNIMNFNQQYETILGERGITLSGGQKQRVSIARALIKNAPILLLDDCLSAVDTETEETILNNLLDYCKDKTTIIVSHRVSSAKNADWIIILEEGKIKEQGTHSQLLDHDGYYKELYLKQLSEKEID, translated from the coding sequence ATGAAAGAATTACAATATTTAAACAAATACTTTGTCAAATATAAATATCGTTTCCTACTTGGAATAGTTATCACCATTGTTGCACAAATCTTTTCATTATTCACTCCTGAGTTAATAGGAAACTCTATAAAAGTAATTGAAGATTATGTAAAAAGTCCTGATGGTGATCTACTTAGTTTCCAAAAATCATTATTTCACAATATTCTATTGATTTTAGGAACAACTATTATTGCTGGATTTTTCACTTTCTTAATGCGTCAAACTTTAATTGTTATGTCGCGCCATGTAGAATTTGATTTGAAAAATGAAATATTCAATCACTATCAGACCTTAACCCAAAGTTTCTACAAACGCAATCGCACTGGAGATTTAATGAATCGTATTAGTGAAGATGTTGGAAAAGTAAGAATGTATGTAGGCCCAGCCGTTATGTATTCTTTAAATACGTTAATGCGTTTTACTATTGTGGTGATATACATGTACAACATTTCCCCAAAACTAACTTTGTACTCATTATTACCATTACCTCTTTTATCGTACAGTATTTTCAAAATCAGCTCCATGATTCATAAAAGAAGTGGCGAGTTTCAAAAGAATTTATCTACGTTATCTTCATTTACTCAAGAAATTTTCTCTGGAATTCGAGTTATTAAGGCTTATGCTATTGAAAATAAAAAACAACAAGAATTTACTAATTTAAGCAATGAAAGTAAAGTTAAAGCCATGAATTTAGCCAAAGTAAATTCGCTTTTTGGCCCATTAATGATTTTACTTATTGGATTAAGTAACTTAGTTGTAGTATATGTTGGAGGTTCTATGTATATCAATCATGATCCTGAAATTGGGAGTATTGGGGTAATTGCCCAATTTATTTTATACATCAATATGTTGACTTGGCCTGTGGCATCTTTGGGTTGGGTTTCTTCATTAGTACAAGAAGCAGAAGCTTCACAAAAACGAATTAATGAATTCTTAAAAGAAGAGCCCGAAATTAAAAATACAGTTAATCAACCTACTTCTATTGAAGGTTCAATTACGTTTGATAAGGTTACTTTTGAATACGAAGACACCAAAATTAAAGCCTTAGACGAAATTTCATTTGAAGTTAAAAAAGGAAAAACATTGGCTATTTTAGGAAAAACAGGTTCTGGAAAATCGACACTTTTAACCTTAATTAGTCGTTTGTATGATACGACTTCAGGCACAGTTTATATTGATAATAAAGAGATCAAAAATTTAAATTTATTTGACTTACGAAATCAAATCAGTGTTGTTCCCCAAGATGCTTTCTTGTTTTCGGATAGTATCAAAAACAACATCAAATTTGGAAATGAAAATGCGACTGAGGAGGAAGTAATGGAAGCAGCTAAAAAAGCCGTAGTTCATGACAATATTATGAATTTCAACCAGCAATATGAAACGATTTTGGGTGAACGAGGTATTACTTTGTCGGGTGGACAAAAGCAACGTGTTTCTATTGCTCGTGCCTTAATAAAAAACGCACCAATATTGTTATTAGACGATTGTTTAAGCGCTGTGGATACTGAAACAGAAGAAACCATTTTGAATAATTTATTAGACTATTGCAAAGACAAAACGACAATAATTGTGAGTCACCGTGTTTCATCTGCAAAAAATGCAGATTGGATTATTATTTTGGAAGAAGGAAAAATAAAAGAGCAAGGCACTCATTCTCAACTACTAGACCATGATGGTTATTACAAAGAGTTATACTTAAAACAACTTTCAGAAAAAGAAATTGACTAA
- the yajC gene encoding preprotein translocase subunit YajC: MNPSLAIQLVLMIAVFYFLLIRPQQQRAKKEKAFETGLKVGDRIITKAGIHGKIAEMNEETVVVETMAGKIKMEKSAISMEMSAKLASK; this comes from the coding sequence ATGAATCCAAGTTTAGCAATACAATTAGTATTAATGATTGCTGTGTTTTATTTTTTATTGATAAGACCACAACAACAAAGAGCAAAAAAAGAAAAAGCATTTGAAACCGGTTTAAAAGTTGGAGATAGAATTATCACAAAAGCTGGAATTCACGGTAAAATTGCTGAAATGAATGAAGAAACTGTTGTAGTTGAAACTATGGCAGGAAAAATTAAAATGGAAAAATCTGCCATTTCAATGGAAATGAGTGCTAAACTAGCTTCAAAATAA
- a CDS encoding DUF1573 domain-containing protein, with amino-acid sequence MIRKSINLMLVSFVFMATSCKQESAADIITEADMKAIQEQNAIAGRLAKVEFDKEVHDFGTIAEGAIVETEFMVKNVGDSDLIIHEAKGSCGCTVPQPPKDPIKPGDSAPIKVSFDSKGKPGSQEKTVTLKTNTANGHEMFKIKANVTPAAK; translated from the coding sequence ATGATTAGAAAATCAATTAATTTAATGTTAGTTTCATTTGTATTTATGGCAACATCTTGCAAACAAGAAAGTGCTGCTGATATAATTACAGAGGCTGACATGAAAGCAATTCAAGAACAAAATGCAATCGCAGGAAGATTAGCAAAAGTTGAATTCGATAAAGAAGTACACGATTTTGGAACAATAGCAGAAGGTGCCATAGTTGAAACTGAATTTATGGTTAAAAATGTTGGCGATTCTGATTTAATTATTCATGAAGCTAAAGGAAGTTGTGGTTGTACTGTTCCTCAACCTCCTAAAGATCCAATTAAGCCAGGAGATTCAGCTCCAATAAAAGTATCTTTTGATTCTAAAGGAAAACCAGGATCACAAGAAAAAACGGTAACACTTAAAACAAATACCGCAAACGGACATGAAATGTTCAAAATTAAAGCCAATGTAACACCAGCTGCTAAATAA
- a CDS encoding Glu/Leu/Phe/Val dehydrogenase dimerization domain-containing protein, which produces MTTELLKANELHKVDPVFGQVSFDGHEQVVFCHDKDTGLKAIIGIHNTVLGPALGGTRMWNYTNEWEALNDVLRLSRGMTYKNSISGLNLGGGKAVIIGDAKTQKSPELMRRFGQFVDSLSGKYITAEDVGMETKDMDTVNEVTKHVAGISVDRGGSGNPSPVTAYGVFMGMKAAAKYKFGSDNLEGKSVLVQGIGHVGEVLVQHLTESGAIVTITDINEDRVHQVGAKYGAKIFTGSDLYSADVDIYAPCALGATINDATINNIKASIIAGAANNQLANESVHGKLLKEKGILYAPDFLINAGGVINVYSELVKWSNAQVMEKTENIYNTALEIFKFADDNNITTHQAAFSIAQKRIDDAKNELKK; this is translated from the coding sequence ATGACAACAGAATTATTAAAAGCAAATGAGCTTCATAAAGTAGATCCAGTTTTTGGTCAGGTATCTTTTGATGGTCATGAACAAGTTGTATTTTGTCACGACAAAGATACAGGATTAAAAGCAATTATTGGAATTCATAACACAGTTTTAGGACCTGCTTTAGGAGGAACTAGAATGTGGAATTATACTAACGAATGGGAAGCATTGAATGATGTTTTACGTTTATCAAGAGGAATGACCTATAAAAATTCTATTTCAGGATTGAATTTAGGTGGAGGAAAAGCCGTAATTATTGGCGATGCTAAAACTCAAAAATCACCTGAATTAATGCGTCGTTTTGGACAATTTGTAGATTCATTATCTGGAAAATACATCACTGCAGAAGATGTAGGAATGGAAACTAAAGATATGGATACTGTTAACGAAGTAACAAAACACGTTGCTGGAATTTCTGTTGATAGAGGTGGTTCTGGAAATCCTTCTCCTGTTACTGCTTACGGTGTTTTCATGGGAATGAAAGCAGCTGCTAAATACAAATTCGGTTCTGATAATTTAGAAGGTAAAAGTGTTTTAGTACAAGGAATTGGTCACGTAGGTGAAGTATTGGTTCAACACTTAACAGAAAGTGGTGCAATCGTTACTATTACCGATATCAACGAAGATAGAGTTCACCAAGTAGGAGCAAAATACGGAGCTAAAATTTTTACAGGTTCAGATTTGTATAGTGCCGATGTAGATATTTATGCACCATGTGCTTTAGGAGCAACAATTAATGATGCTACTATAAACAATATCAAAGCTTCAATTATTGCTGGTGCGGCTAATAACCAATTAGCAAATGAATCGGTTCACGGAAAATTATTAAAAGAAAAAGGAATTTTATATGCTCCCGATTTCTTAATTAATGCTGGTGGAGTAATTAATGTGTATTCTGAATTAGTAAAATGGTCTAATGCTCAGGTTATGGAAAAAACAGAAAATATCTACAATACTGCGTTAGAAATTTTCAAATTTGCAGATGATAATAACATCACTACACATCAAGCTGCTTTTTCAATTGCACAAAAAAGAATTGATGATGCAAAAAATGAATTAAAGAAGTAA
- the trxA gene encoding thioredoxin, translating to MNAKFNDIINSNDLVLVDFYADWCGPCKMMSPILQEVKANLKEGVKIIKVNVDQHQDLASHFMVRGVPTLMLFKTGKMLWRQSGVLSVRDLTSIISNHLN from the coding sequence ATGAATGCAAAATTTAATGATATTATTAATAGTAACGATTTGGTTTTAGTAGATTTCTATGCTGATTGGTGCGGACCTTGTAAAATGATGTCACCAATATTGCAAGAAGTAAAAGCAAATTTAAAAGAAGGAGTTAAAATAATTAAAGTTAATGTGGACCAACACCAAGATTTGGCTTCTCATTTTATGGTTAGAGGTGTTCCTACTTTAATGTTATTTAAAACCGGTAAAATGTTATGGCGTCAATCGGGGGTGTTAAGTGTTAGAGATTTAACATCAATAATTAGTAATCATTTAAATTAA
- a CDS encoding DEAD/DEAH box helicase, giving the protein MKTFLEFDLPKSLQKALDELGFVHATPIQEKSHSVILSGRDVMGIAQTGTGKTFAYLLPILKQWKFQNNESPRVVILVPTRELVVQVAEEVEKLTKYMSVRTLGIYGGVNINTQRKALAEGVDILVGTPGRVMDLALDGVLRFDSLQKLVIDEFDEILNLGFRAQLTSILTMMRGKKQNILFSATMTEEVDEMLDEYFDFPEEVSLAPSGTPLEQIEQIVYQVPNFLTKLNLIKHLIHETEGMDRVLIFVNNKRIVELVSETLESEFPEQFGVIHSNKSQNYRLNTMAAFQAGELRGLVTTDIMARGLDISDITHVINLQFTEEPEKYMHRIGRTGRADKTGVAISLISPSEVEPKIEVELLMNTEIKELPIPEDLKIEERYLDFEKEKKKMKFLLKTPKREGGQAFHEKKDKNKKVNLGGPGKRTPRKTESRNRAVERKRAEKKKKR; this is encoded by the coding sequence ATGAAAACTTTCTTAGAATTCGATTTACCAAAATCATTACAAAAAGCATTAGACGAATTAGGTTTTGTGCACGCTACACCTATTCAAGAAAAATCGCATTCTGTAATTCTATCAGGAAGAGACGTAATGGGAATTGCACAAACCGGAACCGGTAAAACCTTCGCCTACTTATTACCTATCCTAAAACAATGGAAATTTCAAAATAACGAATCACCAAGAGTAGTTATTTTAGTTCCCACACGTGAATTAGTAGTACAAGTAGCAGAAGAAGTTGAAAAACTAACCAAATACATGAGTGTACGAACGCTTGGTATATATGGTGGCGTTAACATAAATACACAAAGAAAAGCACTAGCAGAAGGAGTTGATATTTTAGTAGGGACGCCTGGACGTGTTATGGATTTAGCACTTGACGGTGTTTTACGTTTTGATTCGCTTCAAAAATTAGTCATTGACGAATTTGACGAAATCTTAAACTTAGGGTTCCGTGCGCAATTGACTTCAATATTAACCATGATGCGTGGTAAAAAACAAAATATCTTATTCTCGGCAACCATGACCGAAGAAGTTGATGAAATGTTAGATGAATATTTTGATTTTCCTGAAGAAGTTTCCTTAGCACCAAGCGGAACACCTTTAGAGCAAATCGAGCAAATAGTATATCAAGTTCCGAATTTCTTAACGAAATTAAATCTAATAAAACATTTAATTCACGAAACGGAAGGAATGGATCGTGTGTTGATTTTCGTGAACAACAAACGTATCGTAGAATTAGTTTCCGAAACCTTAGAAAGCGAATTTCCAGAGCAATTTGGAGTAATTCACTCTAATAAATCACAAAATTATCGTTTGAATACGATGGCTGCATTTCAGGCGGGCGAATTAAGAGGTTTGGTTACAACCGATATCATGGCACGTGGTTTGGATATTTCTGATATTACGCACGTTATCAACTTACAATTTACCGAAGAACCTGAAAAATACATGCACCGTATCGGTAGAACCGGTCGTGCTGATAAAACAGGTGTTGCTATAAGTTTGATTTCACCAAGCGAAGTAGAACCAAAAATTGAGGTAGAATTATTAATGAATACCGAAATCAAAGAACTTCCAATACCAGAAGATTTAAAAATAGAAGAACGCTATTTAGACTTCGAAAAGGAAAAGAAAAAAATGAAGTTCTTACTAAAAACCCCTAAAAGAGAGGGTGGTCAAGCATTCCATGAAAAGAAAGACAAAAACAAAAAAGTCAACCTAGGCGGTCCAGGAAAACGTACTCCAAGAAAAACAGAATCCAGAAACCGTGCTGTGGAAAGAAAACGCGCGGAGAAGAAAAAGAAGAGATAG
- a CDS encoding tRNA-binding protein translates to MITWQDFEKVEMRIGTIVEVNDFPKANKPAYQLTIDFGSDLGIKKSSAQITKRYSKEDLLGKQIVAVVNFPKKQIADFMSECLVLGSVGDKNDIVLLTSDIPVENGLRIG, encoded by the coding sequence ATGATTACATGGCAAGACTTTGAAAAGGTAGAAATGCGAATTGGAACTATTGTAGAAGTTAATGATTTTCCTAAAGCAAATAAACCTGCATATCAATTAACAATTGATTTTGGTTCAGATTTAGGAATTAAAAAATCATCCGCACAAATTACTAAGCGATATTCAAAAGAAGATTTATTAGGAAAACAAATAGTGGCTGTTGTCAACTTTCCAAAAAAGCAAATTGCGGATTTTATGAGCGAATGTTTAGTGTTAGGATCAGTAGGCGATAAGAACGATATTGTTTTATTAACTTCTGATATACCTGTTGAAAATGGGTTGCGGATAGGATAA
- a CDS encoding PUR family DNA/RNA-binding protein, with protein MRENDMLEKEDIFSKVLRAGRRTYFFDVRATKADDYYITITESKKFTEEDGSFHFKKHKIYLYKEDFAAFREILDEMTDFVLDQKGEEVISERHQKDFKRESYNEVNDEVKSAESFTNIDFDDI; from the coding sequence ATGAGAGAAAATGACATGTTAGAAAAAGAAGATATTTTTTCTAAAGTATTGCGAGCAGGAAGAAGAACGTATTTCTTTGATGTAAGAGCAACAAAAGCAGATGATTACTACATTACTATTACAGAAAGTAAAAAATTTACTGAAGAAGATGGTTCATTTCACTTTAAAAAACACAAAATTTATTTGTACAAAGAAGATTTCGCTGCATTCCGTGAAATTTTAGACGAAATGACTGATTTTGTTTTAGATCAAAAAGGTGAAGAAGTAATTTCTGAAAGACACCAAAAAGATTTCAAAAGAGAATCGTACAACGAAGTTAATGATGAAGTAAAATCAGCTGAAAGTTTTACAAATATTGATTTTGACGATATTTAA
- a CDS encoding rhodanese-like domain-containing protein, with product MKIKVLSLVLLLIGVTSCLKNQVEGVQVLDVSKYEKKMTQPDVQIVDVRTPEEFAEGHLENAINIDITADDFDTKITALDKEKPVMVYCKAGGRSAKASSRLNELGFKNISDLEGGIINWNSENKPIVK from the coding sequence ATGAAGATAAAAGTATTAAGTTTAGTATTGCTTTTAATAGGAGTTACTTCTTGTTTAAAGAATCAAGTTGAAGGTGTTCAAGTATTGGATGTGTCTAAATACGAGAAAAAAATGACACAACCTGATGTTCAAATAGTTGATGTTAGAACTCCGGAAGAATTTGCTGAAGGGCATTTAGAGAATGCTATTAATATTGATATTACTGCAGATGATTTTGATACCAAAATAACAGCTTTAGATAAAGAAAAACCGGTAATGGTTTATTGTAAAGCAGGAGGAAGAAGTGCAAAAGCCTCTTCAAGATTAAATGAATTAGGATTTAAGAATATTTCGGATTTAGAAGGCGGAATTATCAATTGGAATAGTGAAAACAAACCTATAGTAAAATAA
- a CDS encoding YgaP family membrane protein, giving the protein MKKNIGTGDRFLRVMIGVIALIFGLSGLLEGTLKWVVFGVGAIMILTASIQFCPLYTLLGINTCKIKEKK; this is encoded by the coding sequence ATGAAAAAAAATATTGGTACTGGTGATCGTTTTTTACGAGTTATGATTGGAGTTATTGCTCTGATTTTTGGACTTTCAGGACTATTAGAAGGCACTTTAAAATGGGTTGTATTTGGTGTTGGAGCTATTATGATTCTTACAGCATCAATTCAATTTTGTCCACTATATACTTTGTTAGGTATTAATACTTGTAAAATAAAAGAGAAAAAATAA
- the nusB gene encoding transcription antitermination factor NusB codes for MLNRRHIRVKVMQSIYAMHQHQSDNLDKEEKFLYQSIENTQNLYLLLLSALIEIKNKEEEYIDLASKKHLATKEERNPNFKFIKNKVLVLLSESETLNEAIQDNHINNWKLNDDIILSLIDTIKESEMYQEYMQKPEGSFEDDKKFLIDLYTEVIAPSDRLYDYLEDYKLTWLDDLPSINTLIVKQLKQLKGEEDFFSVPKVYKDEDDKEFVKNLFRKTVLNELELSKEYIDKTPNWDVERIAEIDTIILKMAICELLKFPSIPAKVTINEYLEIAKEYSTPKSSIFINGILDNLVKEFTQNGKLKKSGRGLL; via the coding sequence ATGTTAAACAGAAGACATATTCGTGTAAAAGTAATGCAAAGTATTTATGCTATGCACCAACATCAATCTGATAATCTAGATAAAGAAGAAAAATTTCTTTATCAAAGTATCGAAAATACTCAAAACTTATATCTTTTATTGCTTTCAGCCCTTATTGAAATCAAAAATAAAGAAGAAGAATATATCGATTTAGCTTCAAAAAAACACTTAGCTACTAAAGAAGAACGAAATCCAAATTTTAAATTTATTAAGAATAAAGTTTTGGTTTTATTATCAGAATCAGAAACTTTGAATGAAGCTATTCAAGATAATCACATCAACAATTGGAAATTAAATGATGATATTATATTATCATTAATTGATACAATTAAAGAAAGTGAAATGTATCAAGAATATATGCAAAAACCTGAAGGGAGTTTTGAAGATGATAAAAAATTCCTAATTGATTTGTATACAGAAGTAATTGCACCAAGCGATCGTTTATATGATTATTTAGAAGATTATAAATTAACTTGGTTAGATGATTTACCTTCAATTAATACATTGATAGTAAAACAATTGAAACAGTTGAAAGGAGAAGAAGACTTCTTTAGTGTTCCTAAAGTATATAAAGACGAAGATGATAAGGAATTTGTTAAGAATTTGTTTCGAAAAACTGTTTTAAACGAATTAGAGTTATCTAAGGAATATATTGATAAAACACCTAATTGGGATGTTGAACGTATTGCAGAAATTGATACTATTATTTTAAAAATGGCAATTTGTGAGTTGTTGAAATTTCCATCTATTCCGGCTAAAGTAACAATTAACGAATATTTAGAAATTGCAAAAGAATATTCTACACCAAAAAGTAGTATTTTTATCAACGGAATTTTAGACAATTTGGTAAAAGAATTTACTCAAAACGGTAAATTAAAAAAATCAGGTAGAGGTTTATTATAA
- the hemN gene encoding oxygen-independent coproporphyrinogen III oxidase, which produces MSVSIVQKYNVPGPRYTSYPTVPYWEEDKFHLDDWKNTLLQSFKETNNTEGISLYIHLPFCESLCTFCGCNKRITKRHEVEDPYITAVIKEWKLYCDIFPRKPIIKEIHLGGGTPTFFSPENLERLINGIFQYANKADEHEFSFEGHPNNTTKQHLQKLYDLGFRRVSFGVQDYSPQVQEAIHRIQPFHNVAKVTFWAKEIGYTSIGHDLIFGLPFQTLEDVKDTIDKTKSLFPDRLAFYSYAHVPWIKGNGQRGFKDEDLPKDDEKRKLYEEGKKQLAQNGYHEIGMDHFALENDSMYNSFKIGTLHRNFMGYTASKTQLMIGLGVSSISDSWYSFAQNEKTIEDYYTHLEENQLPIFRGHVLTEEDLIIRRHILNLMCQFSTSWNDKTLYFNELPKVLESLEEMKEDGLVNIQENTISVTEKGKPFVRNICMAFDLRLIRKAPETKLFSMTI; this is translated from the coding sequence ATGTCAGTCTCAATAGTCCAAAAATATAACGTTCCAGGACCACGCTATACAAGTTATCCTACTGTTCCTTACTGGGAGGAAGATAAATTTCATTTAGATGATTGGAAAAATACTCTTTTACAATCTTTTAAAGAAACTAATAATACAGAAGGTATTAGCTTATACATTCACCTTCCGTTTTGTGAAAGTTTATGTACTTTTTGTGGCTGTAACAAACGTATAACCAAAAGACATGAAGTTGAAGATCCTTATATTACAGCAGTAATTAAGGAATGGAAACTCTATTGCGACATTTTTCCTAGAAAACCTATAATCAAAGAAATTCACTTGGGAGGTGGTACACCTACATTTTTTTCACCTGAAAATTTAGAACGACTTATCAATGGAATTTTTCAATATGCAAATAAAGCAGATGAACACGAATTTAGTTTTGAAGGTCATCCCAATAATACAACAAAACAACACCTACAAAAATTATACGATTTAGGATTTAGAAGAGTTAGTTTTGGCGTACAAGATTATTCGCCTCAAGTGCAAGAAGCCATTCATAGAATCCAACCTTTTCATAATGTAGCTAAAGTAACTTTTTGGGCTAAAGAAATAGGTTATACTTCGATTGGACATGATTTAATTTTTGGTTTACCATTCCAAACATTAGAAGATGTAAAAGATACTATTGATAAAACTAAATCCCTATTTCCAGATCGTTTAGCTTTTTATAGTTATGCACATGTTCCTTGGATAAAAGGTAATGGACAACGTGGATTCAAAGATGAAGACTTACCAAAAGATGATGAAAAACGTAAATTGTATGAAGAAGGTAAAAAACAGTTAGCTCAAAATGGATATCATGAAATAGGAATGGATCATTTTGCCCTAGAAAATGATAGCATGTATAATTCTTTTAAAATAGGAACTTTACATCGTAATTTTATGGGATATACTGCTTCTAAAACCCAATTAATGATTGGATTAGGAGTTTCTTCCATTAGCGATAGTTGGTACAGTTTTGCACAAAATGAAAAAACAATTGAAGATTACTACACTCATTTAGAAGAAAATCAATTACCTATTTTTAGAGGTCATGTACTAACAGAAGAAGATTTAATTATTAGAAGACATATATTAAATTTAATGTGCCAATTTTCAACTTCTTGGAATGATAAAACTTTGTATTTTAATGAATTGCCAAAAGTTTTAGAAAGCTTAGAAGAAATGAAAGAAGATGGACTTGTCAACATTCAAGAAAATACAATTTCAGTCACAGAAAAAGGAAAACCATTTGTACGTAATATTTGTATGGCATTCGATTTAAGATTAATCCGAAAAGCTCCAGAAACTAAACTATTTTCAATGACGATTTAA